One Strix uralensis isolate ZFMK-TIS-50842 chromosome 9, bStrUra1, whole genome shotgun sequence DNA segment encodes these proteins:
- the CLDN18 gene encoding claudin-18 isoform X1: MSTTICQVMGFIVSSLGVAGCIVSTAMDMWSTQDLYDNPVTAVFQYQGLWRSCVRQSSGFTECRPYFTILGLPAMFQAVRALMIVGIVLGILGLLVCIFALKCIRIGSMEDSAKANMTLTSGIMFIVAGLCAITGVSVFANMLVTNFWMSTANMYQGMGIQNVQNRYTFGSALFVGWVAGGLALVGGIMMCLACRGLIPEESRYKAVSYNASGRNISYRTGPYKVGSGYEPETKTRKGAGYEEAARSEDGRRSYPSKYDYV; the protein is encoded by the exons ATGTCCACAACCATCTGCCAGGTGATGGGGTTCATCGTTTCATCACTGGGTGTTGCGGGGTGCATCGTGTCCACTGCCATGGATATGTGGAGCACGCAGGACTTGTATGACAACCCGGTCACAGCCGTCTTCCAGTATCAGGGACTGTGGAGGAGCTGCGTGCGGCAGAGCTCTGGCTTTACAGAATGCCGGCCATATTTCACCATTCTTGGGCTGCCAG CAATGTTCCAGGCTGTGAGGGCCCTCATGATTGTGGGTATTGTCCTGGGCATCCTTGGCCTCCTTGTGTGCATTTTTGCTCTGAAGTGCATCCGTATTGGCAGCATGGAGGATTCTGCAAAAGCCAACATGACTCTGACCTCTGGCATCATGTTTATTGTTGCTG GCCTGTGTGCCATCACTGGAGTGTCTGTGTTTGCCAACATGCTGGTCACAAACTTCTGGATGTCCACAGCCAACATGTACCAGGGAATGGGAATACAGAACGTCCAGAACAG GTACACTTTTGGCTCAGCCCTCTTTGTTGGCTGGGTGGCAGGTGGCCTGGCCCTCGTAGGAGGCATCATGATGTGCCTTGCTTGCAGAGGGCTGATTCCAGAAGAATCCCG TTACAAAGCGGTGTCCTACAATGCGTCAGGACGGAATATCTCCTACAGAACGGGGCCGTATAAGGTTGGTTCAGGCTATGAACCTGAAACGAAGACTAGGAAGGGTGCGGGATATGAAGAAGCTGCTCGAAGTGAGGATGGAAGACGCTCATACCCTTCAAAATACGATTATGTCTAG